A segment of the Chryseobacterium scophthalmum genome:
TTAATCCCAAAAACCACACAAATGCTTACTACAGTAAAAATAAAAATCCCCAGAATCTTTACCGTTTCTGAAATAGCATTGATTGCCATTACTTTGTAATAATCCTGCTTAATTGTGAAATAATACCTAAAACCCGTTAAAGAACGATAAAGCATTCCGGCAAGAATAAGAACCATACCCAAATTAACCGCACGATGAATAAAAATCGTGGTTTTGGTAAGTGCACCTACAAAAATAGACTCATGCATTGAAGCGATAAAACTCAATGCTATAAAATGTGCTACGGAATTAGTAATTCTTGACTGATAAACAGATTTTAAAACAGGAAATTTATTTTCGTTATGAAAAAACCGAAAAGTGTAATTGATGATGAGTTTGAAAATAAAGTCAAACAATAAAAAAATAGCAATAAGTAATCCAATCTTAACAATAATATGAAAAATCCAATCCGTCCCGGATGGAGAGATTTTGCTTACATAAATATAAAGCTGTTCACTGATTTCCTGAAAAAAACTCTTGGTATCTTTTATTTCGTCTTTCATTACAACAAATTTAGGTAATTTAGGAATGATTTTGGTTTATAAATCTGAATATTATCAGCAATTATCATCCCAAATAAATAGAACGAATAACTTTTTTGCTAACTTAGTTTTAATTAAAAACATATGGACCACTCATTAATTTCTCTGTTAAGTATTATTTTACTTATTCTGGGAATCTTAGGAACTTTTTTGCCTGTTTTACCGGGGCTTGTTTTAAGCCTTGCCGGATTATTAATTTATAAATACGGAACAGATTCTGATCTTTCAGTTCTTTATATTTGGGCTTTCGTTATTCTTACACTTGCGTCTGCTGTTTTAAACTATGTAATTCCCGCAAAAACCAACAGGAAATACGGTGGAACACGGTGGGGAAGCATCGGTTCGATCATCGGTACAATTGTAGGAATCTTCATTCCAATTCCTCTTGGATTTTTGGTAGGAATGTTTGCCGGAGTTTTTATTGGTGAACTTTTACACGACAGTAAAGACATGAACAAAGCATTAAAATCTACAAAAGGAGCTTTTATCGGTTTTATTTACGGAACAGGATTTAGTTTAGTTGTAGGAATTGCAATGCTTTTAGTTGTAATTTTAGACATCGTTAACGTCATATAATTTATAGAAATGTATAGAAATATAATCGTAGGTTTAAGTTTTATCAGCTTAGTAAACTGCAATGCGCAGAAAGAAACCACAAAACAAACCACAACCAAGCAAGAAGCTACCATTGTGAATGAAACACCTCTTAAAAAGGAAGGCAACATTATTTATTTCCGTGAAGGAGAAAATAAATTCTTGCAAGAATTTCAGATGAATGTCACCTTCAAAAATATCGCAGAAGACAGCCGTTGTCCTGAAGGAACTCAGTGCGTTTGGGCAGGAGTTGCCGTTGCAAATGTTGAATTCATGAGCACAACAAGCAGACCCATGATTTTACAATTATCAACCGCAGAAGTTAAGGGTAAAGATTATCACAAAACGCAATCATTTAATGGATATTCTATTTCTTTAAAGGAAATCACTCCATATCCAACATCACAGAAGGGTACAAAATCTCTTTCGGGAATGTATAAAATAGGAATTGAAATTAGTAAAGAAAATAATTAAACCACTTCTACCAAGAGATTGTTTTCTTACCTTTTGAAGCAAGATATTCGTTAATTTTCGAAAAAGGTTTACTTCCATAAAAACCTCTGTACACAGAAAAAGGTGATGGATGCGCCGATTTTATAATAAAATGTTTAGCCGGATTGATCAGTTCGGCTTTTTTCTGTGCAAAAGCTCCCCACAAGACGAAAACTACATTTTCTTTTTTATCTGAAATTTCTTTAATAATAAAATTGGTAAACTTTTCCCAGCCTAAATCTTTGTGAGAATTTGGAGAATGCGCACGAACGGTTAGCGTTGCGTTTAATAATAAAACACCTTGTTTTGCCCAGTCATCTAATTCTTTTGAAGTTCTCTCCACTCCTACATCATCTTTTAATTCAGTAAAAATATTTTTAAGAGAAGGTGGCGCTGTAACCTGTTCTGAAACTGAAAAACACAAACCATTTGCCTGAAAATCGTTATGATAAGGATCCTGGCCAATAATTACAACTTCCACATCTTCAAAAGCAGTTAATTCCAACGCTCTGAAAATCTGATTTTTCGGCGGAAATACTTTTGTTGTTGCGTACTCTTGTTTAACTTTTTCCCAAAGTTGAGTAAAATATTCTGTGCTTTTTATTGGGGCTAAAATTTCTGTCCAGTTTGCCATATTCATTCTGTAAAATCCTCTTCAAAGATATTAAACTTCTGCCTATTTCACTTAATAAATTAACGATTCAAGCTAAAACTGACAAGAAATTACTACTGACTTTCATCACAAAAATTCACCACCTGTTTTACATGATTTATTTTTTCAATAAAAACAATTTACAAAAACTAACTAACATTTGTTAGGTTAAATAAATTACTAACAAAATCCATAACAATAACCAATTTTTGTTAAATAATAATCAAACATTAAAACCCACACGATTCTTATCATATCAAAATATTAGTGATAATTACTCAATAATACGACCTTTACCATAAGAAAAGTGACAAACATTTAATAAAATAATCAATAATTTTTAAGAATATGGAAAAT
Coding sequences within it:
- a CDS encoding uracil-DNA glycosylase, whose translation is MANWTEILAPIKSTEYFTQLWEKVKQEYATTKVFPPKNQIFRALELTAFEDVEVVIIGQDPYHNDFQANGLCFSVSEQVTAPPSLKNIFTELKDDVGVERTSKELDDWAKQGVLLLNATLTVRAHSPNSHKDLGWEKFTNFIIKEISDKKENVVFVLWGAFAQKKAELINPAKHFIIKSAHPSPFSVYRGFYGSKPFSKINEYLASKGKKTISW
- a CDS encoding DUF456 domain-containing protein: MDHSLISLLSIILLILGILGTFLPVLPGLVLSLAGLLIYKYGTDSDLSVLYIWAFVILTLASAVLNYVIPAKTNRKYGGTRWGSIGSIIGTIVGIFIPIPLGFLVGMFAGVFIGELLHDSKDMNKALKSTKGAFIGFIYGTGFSLVVGIAMLLVVILDIVNVI